One region of Natronorubrum aibiense genomic DNA includes:
- a CDS encoding DUF1254 domain-containing protein — protein sequence MTQTVAADRESEASQDNDTDASVASIAEEAYCYGLQQVIFYVTRFNYTQKEDSDVFVGINRLYYPNDGRPITADFTAVVTPNATTLYGQSFLDLQDDPIVIEMPEVTDRYFSLQLMNQYGIFPLYAGNQFNGTDARSYLILPDDYEGEIPDDFAATDVVQAGTKTLAMLVRYALRDPTDESEISYVNDMQAQTTITPLSEWLENDRSGVPRAEQSVVPGDYETIPRMTELTEQQVENQTAADFFTLLNLVLNDSSMSLIDDSRQEAAMLERLEQVGIGPGLEFDWSALETDVQEALTSGFESGFERVRATVVESNSDVVVDMNGWNVVQNTGDFRTDWLTRAAVADFGFAGPDSPASHVAGFKFTDANGEQLDGSNRYTITFDLEDLPPVTEFWEIPIYDAQGYFVENELDRYSINSYMLEEGLLHTDGNELVIYVQNEEPDDPEQATNWLPAPEGDMRFAARFYGPRWSVVDGSYDMPEVVPVEE from the coding sequence GTGACGCAGACAGTCGCCGCTGACCGAGAGTCCGAAGCGAGCCAGGACAACGACACGGATGCCAGTGTGGCATCGATCGCAGAAGAGGCGTACTGCTACGGACTCCAGCAGGTCATCTTCTACGTGACGCGCTTCAACTACACGCAGAAGGAAGATAGCGACGTCTTCGTAGGCATCAATCGGTTGTACTATCCTAATGATGGCCGACCGATAACGGCCGACTTCACGGCTGTTGTCACTCCGAACGCCACCACCCTGTACGGACAGAGCTTCCTCGACCTGCAGGACGACCCCATCGTCATCGAGATGCCCGAAGTTACCGACCGCTACTTCTCGCTGCAGTTGATGAATCAGTACGGGATCTTTCCCCTCTACGCCGGGAATCAGTTTAACGGCACTGACGCGCGGTCGTACCTGATCCTGCCGGACGACTACGAGGGCGAGATCCCGGACGACTTCGCCGCGACAGACGTCGTCCAAGCGGGCACGAAGACCCTGGCAATGCTCGTCCGGTACGCGCTGCGCGATCCCACGGATGAATCCGAAATCTCGTACGTCAACGACATGCAGGCCCAGACGACCATCACCCCGCTCAGTGAGTGGCTCGAAAACGACCGCTCGGGCGTGCCACGGGCGGAGCAGTCGGTCGTCCCCGGCGACTACGAGACGATCCCGCGAATGACCGAACTCACGGAGCAGCAGGTCGAAAATCAGACCGCAGCGGACTTCTTCACCCTCCTCAACCTCGTTCTGAACGACTCGAGCATGTCGCTCATCGACGACTCCCGCCAGGAGGCTGCGATGCTCGAGCGGCTAGAGCAGGTCGGAATCGGCCCGGGACTGGAGTTCGACTGGTCCGCCCTCGAGACCGACGTCCAGGAGGCCCTGACCAGCGGATTCGAGAGCGGATTCGAGCGCGTCAGAGCCACCGTCGTGGAGAGCAACAGCGACGTCGTGGTAGACATGAACGGCTGGAACGTCGTTCAGAACACAGGGGACTTCAGAACCGACTGGTTGACCCGGGCCGCCGTGGCCGACTTCGGCTTCGCGGGGCCCGATTCGCCCGCGTCTCACGTTGCTGGGTTCAAATTCACCGACGCGAACGGCGAGCAACTGGACGGGTCGAACCGGTACACCATCACGTTCGACCTCGAGGACCTGCCGCCGGTCACCGAGTTTTGGGAGATTCCGATCTACGACGCGCAGGGCTACTTCGTCGAGAACGAACTCGACCGCTACAGCATTAACAGCTACATGCTCGAAGAAGGGCTGTTACACACCGACGGTAACGAACTCGTCATCTACGTGCAGAATGAGGAACCGGACGATCCCGAGCAGGCGACGAATTGGCTGCCTGCTCCCGAGGGAGATATGCGATTCGCGGCGCGGTTCTACGGTCCCCGTTGGTCGGTGGTCGACGGCTCCTACGACATGCCCGAAGTCGTCCCTGTAGAAGAGTGA
- a CDS encoding arylsulfatase, translating to MTEQEFHGHIGRTYDESEEWWPEQTRPPEDAPNVLMVVLDDVGFGQIGCYGGPVDTPNIDRLAENGLQYNNFQTTALCAPTRSCLLTGRNHHSNGMGVVTEASTGFPGYNGSIPHENGFLSEMLAEHGYNTFATGKWHLAPAEETTAAGPYDEWPLGRGFERYYGFLGGDTHQYYPNLVQGNEQIEPPATPEEGYHLTEDLADRTIQYIQDTQSVAPEKPFFAYVATGACHAPHHVPQKWANKYDGDFDMGWDELREQILSRQKDLGVVPEDTTLSPDDPEIPDWDDLSNDEQTLYARMMEVFAGFLEHTDHHIGRILEFLEEIGELDNTLVIAVSDNGASAEGGPSGSVNELQFLNNIEEDIEDNLEAMDALGGPEYYNHYPMGWAWAGDTPFRRWKRETYRGGVSDPMVVHWPDGIDAQDEIRDQFVHAIDVVPTVLEAIGIDAPEEIDGYSQSPIEGTSFAYTFDDPAAPEQHTDQYFEMLAYRAIYHDGWRAVKPWKFGKPITAEDLSATTIEETGWELYNLQEDFSEAHDVADEHPEKVLELAQLWWATAGTYDVLPLDGRTVERMAATGRPQVSAPRDQYVYYPGGKTVPENGAVSVLNRDHSITAEVDIPQDGTEGVLFAHGSTNGGYSLFVLDDRLHYVHNYCGIEEYQISADNEIPADVAELSMEFEVIGEPDIQNGEGAPATVRLYYDDDQVGKGELPVTIPIMIAINAGLSCGQDFVQAVTTEYEKPFTFTGDLTQVTVDVSGEPFVHHEAVVKRIMTRE from the coding sequence ATGACAGAACAGGAATTCCACGGCCACATCGGTCGTACGTACGATGAATCCGAGGAGTGGTGGCCCGAACAGACGCGACCTCCTGAGGACGCACCGAACGTATTGATGGTCGTTCTCGACGATGTCGGCTTCGGCCAGATCGGCTGCTACGGCGGTCCAGTCGACACACCGAATATCGATCGACTCGCCGAGAACGGGCTCCAGTACAATAACTTCCAGACGACCGCACTCTGCGCACCAACGCGCAGCTGCCTGCTTACCGGGCGAAATCACCACTCGAACGGCATGGGTGTCGTCACCGAGGCTTCGACCGGATTCCCGGGCTACAACGGCTCGATTCCGCACGAGAACGGCTTCCTCTCGGAGATGCTGGCTGAGCACGGGTACAACACGTTCGCCACTGGCAAATGGCATCTCGCTCCTGCCGAGGAGACGACTGCCGCCGGTCCCTACGACGAGTGGCCGCTCGGTCGCGGGTTCGAACGCTACTACGGCTTCCTCGGTGGTGACACGCATCAGTACTATCCAAATCTGGTGCAAGGAAACGAGCAGATCGAACCGCCCGCAACCCCCGAGGAGGGATATCACCTCACAGAAGATCTCGCTGACCGAACCATCCAGTACATCCAAGACACACAATCGGTCGCCCCCGAGAAGCCGTTCTTTGCGTACGTTGCGACGGGTGCATGCCACGCCCCGCATCACGTCCCACAAAAGTGGGCGAACAAGTACGACGGTGACTTCGATATGGGCTGGGACGAGTTACGGGAACAAATCCTGTCGCGCCAGAAAGACCTCGGTGTCGTCCCCGAAGATACAACCCTCTCGCCGGACGATCCCGAAATCCCAGACTGGGACGACCTCTCGAACGACGAGCAGACGCTCTACGCACGAATGATGGAGGTGTTCGCGGGCTTCCTCGAGCACACCGACCATCACATCGGTCGCATCCTTGAGTTCCTGGAGGAGATCGGCGAACTCGACAACACGCTCGTGATAGCCGTCTCGGATAATGGTGCAAGCGCCGAAGGGGGTCCGAGTGGCTCGGTTAACGAGCTACAATTTTTGAATAATATCGAGGAAGATATCGAGGACAACTTGGAGGCGATGGACGCCCTCGGGGGACCAGAGTACTACAACCACTACCCGATGGGATGGGCGTGGGCCGGTGATACACCGTTCCGACGGTGGAAGCGTGAAACCTACCGCGGGGGTGTAAGCGATCCCATGGTCGTCCACTGGCCCGACGGTATCGACGCACAGGACGAAATCCGCGACCAATTCGTCCACGCGATCGACGTCGTCCCCACTGTTCTGGAAGCGATCGGAATCGATGCACCCGAGGAGATCGACGGCTATTCGCAGTCGCCAATCGAGGGGACAAGTTTCGCGTACACCTTCGACGACCCTGCTGCCCCTGAGCAGCACACCGACCAGTATTTCGAGATGCTCGCGTATCGGGCCATCTATCACGACGGTTGGCGAGCGGTGAAACCATGGAAGTTCGGGAAACCGATCACCGCCGAGGACCTCTCGGCGACGACGATCGAGGAGACTGGCTGGGAGCTGTACAATCTCCAGGAAGACTTCTCGGAAGCGCACGACGTCGCCGACGAGCATCCCGAGAAGGTACTCGAACTCGCCCAGTTGTGGTGGGCTACCGCTGGCACGTACGACGTGTTGCCGCTCGACGGGCGGACCGTCGAGCGAATGGCAGCCACAGGCCGACCACAGGTGTCCGCACCTCGAGACCAGTACGTCTACTATCCCGGAGGGAAGACCGTCCCAGAGAATGGCGCAGTCTCGGTGCTAAATCGCGACCACAGCATCACAGCCGAGGTCGACATACCGCAGGATGGGACGGAGGGCGTCTTGTTCGCTCACGGGAGCACGAACGGTGGCTACTCGCTATTCGTCCTGGACGACCGACTGCACTACGTCCATAACTATTGTGGCATCGAGGAGTACCAGATATCGGCCGACAATGAAATTCCGGCGGACGTAGCCGAACTCAGCATGGAGTTCGAAGTGATCGGTGAACCGGACATCCAGAACGGAGAGGGAGCGCCAGCGACGGTTCGACTCTACTACGATGACGATCAGGTCGGCAAAGGTGAGCTGCCGGTCACTATTCCGATCATGATCGCCATCAACGCGGGACTGAGTTGCGGGCAGGATTTCGTACAGGCGGTAACTACGGAATACGAAAAACCGTTCACGTTCACAGGCGACCTCACACAGGTGACCGTCGACGTCAGCGGCGAACCGTTCGTTCACCACGAGGCCGTGGTGAAACGTATCATGACTCGGGAGTGA
- a CDS encoding formylglycine-generating enzyme family protein, whose protein sequence is MTRPTDERTKPVTEPPGDPPEPEMEWIPGGTFRIGSEEFYPEEKPVRAVTVDGFWMNRAPTTNREFAAFVADTDYTTLAERDPDPEDYPGANSDDLVPGSAVFTQPRGPVPLQNPSRWWNYVPGADWRHPLGPDSDLGNKLDHPVVHVAYEDAKEFAEWAGKTLPTEAQWERAARGGLEHKRFVWGDEHVPDGRLMANTWQGDFPHENTVLDGYERTSPVASFPSNRFGLIDMAGNVWEWTRDWYSDDPTLGESESPSCCTPTNPRGVTEAQSVDPRDPTEMPRKVLKGGSHLCAPNYCFRYRPAARYPEPIDTSTSHVGFRCVVEPD, encoded by the coding sequence ATGACACGTCCGACAGACGAGCGAACGAAGCCAGTGACGGAACCGCCAGGGGACCCACCCGAGCCCGAGATGGAGTGGATACCGGGCGGCACGTTCAGAATAGGCTCCGAGGAGTTCTACCCGGAAGAGAAGCCAGTTCGAGCAGTCACAGTCGATGGGTTCTGGATGAACCGAGCGCCCACGACGAACCGGGAGTTCGCCGCCTTCGTCGCGGACACGGACTACACGACACTCGCTGAGCGCGACCCGGACCCCGAGGACTACCCGGGCGCGAACTCGGACGACCTCGTCCCGGGGTCTGCCGTCTTCACGCAACCTCGTGGCCCGGTGCCGCTCCAGAATCCAAGTCGGTGGTGGAACTACGTCCCTGGCGCGGACTGGCGACATCCGCTCGGCCCGGACAGTGATCTTGGCAACAAGCTTGATCATCCCGTCGTCCACGTCGCCTACGAAGATGCGAAGGAATTCGCCGAGTGGGCGGGCAAAACGCTGCCGACGGAGGCACAATGGGAACGTGCCGCCCGCGGTGGACTGGAGCACAAACGATTCGTCTGGGGTGACGAGCACGTCCCTGACGGACGGCTGATGGCCAACACCTGGCAGGGAGACTTTCCGCACGAGAACACGGTTCTCGATGGCTATGAGCGTACGTCGCCCGTGGCGTCGTTTCCATCGAATAGGTTTGGACTCATCGATATGGCTGGAAACGTCTGGGAGTGGACCCGCGATTGGTACAGCGACGATCCAACGTTGGGTGAGTCAGAGTCGCCATCGTGCTGTACGCCGACGAATCCCCGCGGTGTCACTGAAGCGCAGAGTGTCGACCCGCGTGATCCGACCGAGATGCCTCGAAAGGTGCTTAAAGGGGGGTCGCACCTCTGTGCGCCGAACTACTGTTTCCGGTACCGACCCGCTGCTCGGTACCCTGAGCCGATCGATACCTCGACCAGTCACGTCGGGTTCCGGTGCGTGGTTGAACCCGACTAA
- a CDS encoding FRG domain-containing protein — MANGSVTVDRAEDWQTLQRLLYEGLPEESSSQYHTSEVFRGHSNEAYTLQTSLQRFVGTTGEWQLEIHLLRAFNKYAQQFIDEPESFPRLQSLAQHHGLPTRLLDWTYSPLVATYFATGGDPDVDGEVLVVDYAAAHEHLPDSLQDVCELAETEMLDIDLLEAGIEMILEGSGEETAQAHVRTGSASLLEINAIVTEFINQHPEPYAVFFEPPPIDQRIANQGALFSSWFPADPQQPMDKWLETHPEFFRRVIIPAEKKRTFREKLTQSNVNHRTLFPGLDGLAAWLVESFDPTTNGDS; from the coding sequence ATGGCGAACGGTAGCGTGACGGTCGACCGGGCCGAAGACTGGCAGACCCTTCAGCGACTCCTCTACGAGGGGTTGCCCGAGGAATCAAGCAGCCAGTATCATACGTCGGAGGTATTCCGTGGGCACTCCAACGAGGCATACACGCTCCAGACCTCTCTCCAACGATTCGTCGGCACCACTGGCGAGTGGCAACTGGAGATCCACCTCTTGCGAGCGTTCAACAAGTATGCCCAACAGTTCATCGACGAACCGGAATCGTTCCCTCGTCTTCAGTCGCTCGCACAACACCACGGGCTTCCGACGCGGCTCCTCGACTGGACGTATTCGCCACTGGTAGCGACGTACTTCGCGACAGGTGGTGATCCCGACGTCGATGGGGAAGTGCTCGTCGTGGACTACGCAGCTGCTCACGAACACCTGCCGGACAGTCTACAGGACGTCTGTGAGCTGGCAGAGACCGAGATGCTCGACATCGATCTGCTGGAAGCAGGGATCGAAATGATACTCGAGGGGAGCGGTGAGGAGACGGCACAGGCTCACGTGCGCACTGGGTCGGCAAGCCTGTTAGAGATCAACGCAATCGTGACGGAATTCATCAACCAGCACCCAGAGCCGTATGCAGTGTTCTTCGAACCACCACCGATCGACCAGCGGATTGCCAACCAAGGAGCACTCTTTTCGAGTTGGTTTCCGGCCGACCCTCAGCAGCCGATGGACAAATGGCTCGAGACCCACCCGGAGTTCTTCCGGAGAGTCATCATCCCGGCCGAGAAAAAACGGACGTTCCGGGAGAAACTCACCCAGTCGAACGTCAACCACCGGACGCTCTTCCCTGGCCTCGACGGGCTGGCGGCATGGTTAGTCGAGTCCTTCGACCCGACAACGAACGGAGATTCGTAA
- a CDS encoding cryptochrome/photolyase family protein, with protein sequence MQLHWHRRDLRVTDNPALAGDGRILPVFVHDPAILTHGAPPVVSFLLDALDSLREQYRERGGELLLARGDPREVLPDLAAACDADAVTWNRDYSGLADERDRAVAAALSDAGVSVGVEQFGGTLLHEPEHITTNDGSHHTVFSDFWQEWRNQEKAAPVAAPVRGDVVDPRDSLDEEWLGEASETAGPLPSLADLGFDDPEADVQPAGTDVAHDLLADFRESTIYRYGDDHEYPAQESTSRLSPHLKFGTVGVRTVWKATEDAAAAASDEDARESVEVFQRRLAWREFYAHVLNARPDVVIENYREYPNEIQWRNDPEGLQAWKDGETGYPLVDAGMRQLRDEAWVHNRVRMVAASFLTKDLLIDWREGYDWYRQKLADHDTAHAAGGWQWAASTGTNAQPYFRVLDPTTQSEEYDPDGEYVREHVPELQDAPTDAIHEWPTLDAEKRAAIAPDYPAPIVDLGEHRERAIEAFEAARGDD encoded by the coding sequence GTGCAACTCCACTGGCACCGCCGCGACCTTCGTGTGACCGACAATCCGGCGCTAGCGGGTGACGGCCGCATACTCCCGGTGTTCGTCCACGATCCCGCGATACTCACCCACGGCGCGCCGCCCGTGGTGTCGTTCCTGCTCGATGCGCTCGACTCATTGCGCGAACAGTACCGCGAGCGCGGCGGAGAACTGCTCCTCGCCCGCGGCGACCCAAGGGAGGTGCTTCCCGATCTCGCCGCGGCCTGTGACGCTGATGCGGTCACCTGGAACCGCGACTACTCTGGACTGGCGGACGAACGCGACCGTGCGGTCGCGGCGGCGCTCTCCGATGCCGGCGTCAGCGTCGGCGTCGAGCAGTTCGGCGGCACTCTCCTCCACGAACCAGAGCATATCACGACGAACGACGGGAGTCACCACACCGTCTTCTCGGACTTCTGGCAGGAGTGGCGCAACCAGGAGAAAGCCGCCCCCGTTGCCGCGCCGGTTCGCGGTGATGTTGTCGATCCACGCGACAGCCTCGACGAGGAGTGGCTCGGCGAGGCCTCCGAGACCGCCGGCCCGCTACCGTCACTCGCTGACTTGGGGTTCGATGATCCCGAAGCCGACGTACAGCCGGCGGGCACCGATGTCGCCCATGACCTACTCGCCGACTTCCGCGAGAGTACTATCTACCGCTACGGAGACGACCACGAATACCCCGCCCAGGAGTCGACCTCGCGCCTCTCGCCGCACCTAAAGTTCGGGACAGTCGGCGTCCGGACGGTCTGGAAAGCCACTGAGGACGCGGCGGCTGCCGCCAGCGACGAGGACGCCCGGGAATCGGTCGAGGTGTTCCAGCGACGGCTCGCTTGGCGAGAGTTCTACGCGCACGTCCTCAACGCGCGTCCCGACGTAGTTATTGAGAACTATCGCGAGTATCCGAACGAAATTCAGTGGCGCAACGATCCTGAGGGGCTCCAAGCGTGGAAGGACGGTGAGACGGGATATCCGCTCGTCGATGCCGGGATGCGACAACTGCGCGATGAGGCGTGGGTTCACAATCGCGTCCGGATGGTGGCTGCCTCGTTCCTCACGAAGGACCTGCTGATCGACTGGCGCGAGGGGTACGACTGGTATCGTCAAAAGCTTGCGGACCACGACACCGCCCACGCCGCCGGCGGCTGGCAGTGGGCTGCCTCGACGGGAACGAACGCCCAGCCGTACTTCCGAGTCCTCGACCCCACGACCCAGTCCGAGGAGTACGACCCGGACGGCGAGTACGTCAGGGAACACGTCCCCGAACTCCAGGACGCGCCGACCGACGCCATCCACGAGTGGCCCACGCTGGATGCCGAGAAACGCGCCGCCATTGCGCCCGACTACCCCGCTCCCATCGTCGATCTCGGCGAGCACCGCGAGCGCGCAATAGAGGCATTCGAGGCCGCACGCGGCGACGACTGA
- a CDS encoding DUF1214 domain-containing protein — protein sequence MSKETNHTTPESSSELLRATRRNALRGAGLAGMLALGGGSATASQTASVANTQQAESETSADDEPIPVTWENFLRAQADDYFESHVEIDGFGEFKHYRDIPPIEEQVNQPKAPNHEVLYSWGIFDLTEPVTITKPDTGDRYQSIVLTNQDQYVKGVLSDPGEYTLTQDEIGTQYVSALMRTFVDLNDSDDVNEVHRLQDETTVRQQSSGSFEIPNWDQESFEELQAALITVGETMDDLGGVYGDVDEVDPVKHYIGSAAFGVGGLPEWESLLVMRYPEQNDGETPYTLTVDEPDTVPVDAFWSVTVYSSDWLLEENEYDAYSVNNVTAERDDDGTVTVHLGGDPDQPNFLYTPEGWRYIVRLYRPREEVLDGSYQFPEAEPLE from the coding sequence ATGAGCAAAGAGACAAACCACACGACGCCAGAATCGAGTTCCGAACTGCTGCGGGCAACGCGCCGAAACGCACTTCGCGGGGCGGGTCTCGCCGGAATGCTCGCGCTGGGTGGTGGCAGCGCCACTGCCAGCCAAACCGCCTCGGTGGCGAACACCCAGCAGGCTGAAAGCGAGACGTCAGCGGATGACGAACCAATCCCAGTGACGTGGGAGAACTTCCTACGCGCCCAAGCAGATGACTACTTCGAATCACATGTCGAAATCGACGGATTTGGCGAGTTCAAGCACTACCGAGATATTCCCCCCATAGAGGAGCAGGTCAACCAACCAAAGGCACCAAATCATGAGGTGCTTTACTCGTGGGGAATATTCGACCTAACCGAGCCGGTTACCATCACGAAACCGGACACCGGTGACCGATACCAGTCGATAGTTCTTACCAACCAAGATCAGTACGTGAAAGGGGTTCTCTCTGATCCCGGCGAGTACACGTTGACGCAGGATGAGATCGGAACGCAGTATGTCAGTGCCCTCATGCGCACGTTTGTCGACCTGAATGATTCAGATGATGTGAACGAAGTTCATAGACTACAGGACGAAACGACGGTACGTCAACAATCGTCGGGATCGTTCGAGATTCCCAACTGGGATCAAGAATCGTTCGAAGAACTCCAGGCGGCGCTCATCACGGTCGGAGAGACAATGGACGACTTAGGAGGCGTCTATGGCGATGTCGACGAAGTTGACCCCGTCAAGCATTACATCGGCTCCGCGGCGTTCGGGGTTGGCGGACTTCCTGAGTGGGAGTCGTTACTAGTGATGCGGTATCCCGAACAGAACGACGGCGAAACACCGTACACACTCACCGTCGACGAACCGGATACTGTCCCCGTTGACGCGTTCTGGTCGGTCACCGTCTACAGCAGCGACTGGTTGCTCGAGGAGAACGAGTACGACGCGTACTCGGTTAACAACGTGACCGCAGAACGGGACGATGACGGTACTGTCACGGTACACCTCGGCGGTGACCCCGATCAACCGAACTTCCTCTACACTCCGGAAGGATGGCGCTATATCGTCCGACTCTACCGACCACGTGAGGAGGTTCTCGATGGAAGCTATCAGTTCCCCGAAGCCGAGCCACTCGAGTGA
- a CDS encoding helix-turn-helix transcriptional regulator: MYDLTGFQRDLLYVAAGLDNPHGLAIEEELEDYYESEIHHGRLYPNLDTLVDKGLLEKGSKDRRTNFYTVTRRGTREIEDRRNWEDQYVDDLLEEQ, from the coding sequence ATGTACGATCTGACCGGCTTCCAGCGCGACCTGCTCTACGTCGCTGCCGGACTGGATAATCCCCACGGACTCGCGATCGAAGAGGAACTCGAGGACTACTACGAGTCGGAGATCCATCACGGCCGCCTCTATCCGAACCTCGATACGCTCGTCGACAAAGGTCTGCTCGAGAAAGGCAGCAAAGACCGTCGAACCAATTTCTACACGGTTACCCGCCGGGGAACGCGCGAGATCGAGGACCGACGAAACTGGGAGGATCAGTACGTCGACGATCTGCTCGAAGAACAATAA
- a CDS encoding DUF1214 domain-containing protein yields the protein MSNEPHHTTPESDSEPLQATRRTALYGAGLAGVLAMGGGSATASQHSPEVNTHQTENETDEPVPVTWENYPRAESDTYLARYAELGGFGEFYHIRELVPIDEQDVIQMNRDTLYSAGVFDLTEPVTVTQPDTGDRYQLLIIINQNNYLRGSSTTAGEYTLTQDEVGTRYCLVLVRTLFDPNDPDDIETVHAIQDEITASQESTGTFEIPNWDQDSLEEIRNALITVGETMDDSRGVWGDADEVDPVKHLLGTAVAWGGSPETDEFVLWRTPEGNDGDTPYTLTVEDVPVDGYWSVTVYNSDWYLEENEYDAYAINNVTAESADDGSVTIHFGGDPDQPNYLYTPEEWNYTVRLYEPREEILDGSYQFPDAQPVE from the coding sequence ATGAGCAACGAACCACACCACACGACGCCAGAGTCAGACTCCGAACCGCTGCAAGCAACCCGTCGCACCGCGCTTTACGGAGCGGGTCTTGCCGGCGTACTCGCGATGGGCGGCGGCAGCGCAACTGCCAGCCAACACTCCCCGGAGGTAAATACCCACCAGACTGAAAACGAGACAGACGAGCCAGTCCCGGTCACGTGGGAGAACTACCCGCGCGCAGAGTCCGACACGTACCTCGCGCGATACGCCGAACTGGGCGGGTTCGGCGAATTCTATCACATCCGAGAGCTAGTCCCCATCGACGAGCAGGACGTCATCCAGATGAATCGTGATACGCTTTACTCGGCTGGTGTCTTCGACCTGACCGAGCCGGTCACCGTCACCCAACCGGACACCGGTGACCGCTATCAGTTGCTGATCATCATCAATCAAAATAACTACTTGCGAGGATCGTCCACGACCGCCGGCGAATACACGCTGACACAGGACGAAGTCGGGACGCGGTACTGTCTGGTTCTGGTCCGCACGTTATTCGATCCGAACGATCCGGACGACATCGAAACCGTTCACGCCATCCAAGACGAGATTACGGCGAGTCAGGAATCGACCGGAACGTTCGAGATCCCCAACTGGGATCAGGACTCACTCGAGGAAATCCGCAATGCGCTTATCACGGTCGGGGAGACGATGGATGACTCCCGGGGCGTGTGGGGCGACGCCGACGAGGTCGATCCCGTCAAGCACCTCCTCGGTACCGCGGTTGCCTGGGGCGGCAGTCCGGAGACGGACGAGTTCGTCCTCTGGCGAACGCCCGAGGGCAACGACGGCGACACGCCATATACGCTCACCGTCGAGGACGTCCCCGTCGACGGGTACTGGTCGGTCACCGTCTACAACAGCGACTGGTACCTCGAGGAAAACGAATACGATGCGTACGCGATCAACAACGTGACTGCAGAGTCAGCCGATGACGGCAGTGTCACGATTCACTTCGGCGGTGACCCCGACCAGCCGAATTATCTTTATACGCCGGAGGAATGGAACTACACCGTTCGACTCTACGAGCCGCGCGAGGAGATCCTCGACGGGAGCTATCAGTTCCCCGATGCCCAGCCAGTGGAGTGA